Proteins encoded within one genomic window of Halocatena marina:
- the hmgB gene encoding hydroxymethylglutaryl-CoA synthase gives MVGVGIDAIEIHTGKLCLDLGETFAPEMGDDPDKYRKGLGLYTSSFPDSYEDIVTMGANAAHRLMKRTGRTPADIGRIDVATESAFDNSKPVSTYIAGCLEQVFETTFHHANKGERKFACIAGTQSLDDAYNWIRAGRHRGRSALVIATDTALYARGDAGEATQGAGAVAMLISEDPSLVELSPEQGYGSADETDFLKPNQQFPSVDGKRSVQVYLSRMREALQDYESVAGDTHPDDFAFIPFHTPFPGMVRKAGLLGYRHVIRDTGVEEELAAEIGRQPRPEAFDDDQTYLDAVSEYTDALKETTRYQEWYEQVIEPTLNISRYVGNWYTGSVHVARASALKHALEQDRELTGDRLLVASYGSGAQAEIHTETVQDGWKEEIAAFDIDEHLDARHDITFEEYERIHDIHNHDIKSEDVEEFTTPSDEFVFDGWGRMGERKYKFV, from the coding sequence ATGGTTGGTGTCGGCATCGACGCGATCGAAATTCATACTGGTAAGTTGTGTCTTGATCTTGGAGAAACGTTTGCTCCAGAGATGGGTGATGACCCGGATAAGTATCGGAAGGGTCTCGGATTGTATACGAGTTCATTCCCGGACTCGTACGAAGACATCGTTACGATGGGAGCAAACGCGGCCCATCGATTGATGAAACGAACGGGCCGCACGCCGGCCGATATCGGGCGGATTGATGTTGCAACAGAAAGCGCATTCGACAATTCAAAGCCAGTCTCGACGTATATTGCAGGCTGCTTAGAGCAAGTTTTCGAGACGACGTTCCACCACGCTAACAAAGGTGAGCGGAAGTTCGCCTGCATTGCAGGAACACAGAGCCTCGATGATGCGTACAACTGGATTCGTGCGGGTCGTCACCGTGGTCGGTCGGCGCTCGTCATCGCAACGGACACGGCTCTCTATGCTCGTGGTGACGCGGGAGAAGCGACACAAGGTGCTGGAGCCGTGGCGATGCTCATCAGTGAAGACCCATCGCTCGTCGAACTGAGCCCTGAACAGGGATACGGAAGCGCTGACGAAACGGATTTCTTGAAGCCGAATCAGCAGTTCCCGAGTGTGGACGGAAAACGCAGCGTGCAGGTGTATCTCTCCCGAATGCGGGAAGCGCTTCAGGATTATGAGTCTGTCGCGGGTGACACTCACCCGGACGATTTCGCCTTTATCCCCTTCCACACCCCGTTCCCGGGGATGGTCAGGAAAGCCGGGCTGTTGGGATACCGGCACGTGATTCGTGACACCGGTGTCGAAGAGGAACTCGCCGCCGAGATTGGCCGTCAGCCCCGGCCAGAGGCGTTCGATGACGACCAAACGTATCTGGACGCTGTGAGCGAATACACAGACGCGCTGAAGGAGACAACGCGCTATCAGGAGTGGTACGAACAAGTAATCGAACCGACGCTCAATATATCGCGATACGTCGGCAACTGGTACACTGGATCGGTTCACGTCGCGCGTGCAAGCGCACTCAAACACGCACTCGAACAGGACCGCGAGCTGACCGGAGACCGTCTGCTTGTTGCATCATACGGAAGTGGCGCACAGGCGGAGATCCACACGGAAACCGTTCAGGATGGGTGGAAGGAGGAAATCGCTGCGTTCGACATCGATGAACATCTCGATGCACGCCACGACATCACCTTCGAAGAGTACGAGCGTATTCACGACATCCACAATCACGACATCAAATCCGAGGATGTCGAAGAGTTCACGACACCGTCAGATGAGTTTGTCTTCGACGGCTGGGGTCGGATGGGAGAGCGAAAGTACAAATTCGTCTAA
- a CDS encoding Glu/Leu/Phe/Val dehydrogenase — translation MPAEANPFSSLQEQLDLASAYMDDMDVPNGVFERLKHPERVLEANLTVEMDDGRLEVFKAFRSQFNGDRGPYKGGIRYHPNVSRDEVKALSGWMVYKCAVVDIPYGGGKGGIVIDPQEYSTAELERITRSFAKELRPFIGEDRDIPAPDVNTGQREMNWIKNTYETLENTTEPGVITGKALDSGGSAGRVEATGRSTMLTAREAFSYLDREMNGATVAVQGYGNAGSIAAQLLQDELGATIVAVSDSSGAIYNPDGIDADAAKDRKYKTGSVTDYEGATEEITNEELLTLDVDLLVPAALENAIDAEIALDVQADVIAEAANGPITPDADDLLSERDVVVLPDILTNAGGVTVSYFEWVQNRQRFYWTEERVNNELERVITEAFDSLVSAYEDRDLPTFRTAAYVVAIERVASAFEQAGSWP, via the coding sequence ATGCCTGCAGAGGCGAATCCCTTTTCGAGTCTCCAAGAGCAATTAGACCTCGCGTCGGCGTACATGGATGACATGGACGTTCCCAACGGGGTTTTTGAGCGTCTGAAGCATCCTGAGCGCGTTCTAGAGGCGAACCTGACAGTCGAGATGGACGACGGTCGGCTAGAAGTGTTCAAGGCATTTCGATCGCAGTTCAATGGTGATCGAGGACCGTACAAGGGTGGTATCCGCTATCACCCGAACGTATCCCGGGACGAAGTGAAAGCACTCTCGGGATGGATGGTTTACAAATGTGCGGTCGTAGACATTCCGTACGGCGGTGGGAAAGGTGGAATCGTCATCGATCCACAGGAGTATTCCACAGCGGAGTTAGAGCGTATCACGCGTTCGTTTGCAAAGGAACTCCGTCCTTTCATCGGTGAAGACCGCGACATACCGGCACCGGACGTGAACACCGGCCAGCGAGAGATGAACTGGATCAAAAACACGTACGAGACGCTCGAAAACACGACCGAACCGGGCGTTATTACCGGGAAAGCCCTCGATAGCGGTGGTAGTGCAGGACGTGTCGAGGCGACTGGTCGTTCGACAATGCTCACGGCCCGTGAGGCGTTTTCGTATCTGGATCGAGAGATGAACGGAGCAACCGTCGCCGTGCAGGGGTACGGCAACGCGGGATCGATTGCCGCCCAACTCCTGCAGGACGAACTCGGCGCGACTATCGTCGCCGTGTCTGATTCCAGTGGTGCCATCTACAATCCGGATGGGATCGATGCAGACGCAGCTAAGGACCGTAAATACAAGACCGGATCAGTCACGGATTACGAGGGAGCAACCGAAGAGATCACGAACGAGGAGCTACTGACGCTCGATGTCGATCTCCTCGTGCCTGCGGCGCTCGAAAACGCGATCGACGCCGAGATCGCCCTCGACGTGCAAGCAGATGTGATCGCAGAGGCAGCGAACGGTCCGATCACCCCCGATGCGGACGATCTCCTCTCGGAGCGAGACGTCGTGGTCCTTCCGGATATTCTCACCAACGCTGGTGGCGTTACTGTCTCATACTTCGAGTGGGTACAAAACCGCCAGCGCTTCTACTGGACCGAAGAGCGTGTCAACAACGAACTTGAACGAGTCATCACTGAAGCGTTCGACAGCCTCGTCTCTGCATACGAGGACAGAGATCTTCCAACCTTCCGAACCGCTGCTTACGTCGTCGCTATCGAACGTGTCGCAAGCGCGTTCGAGCAGGCTGGAAGTTGGCCGTGA
- a CDS encoding CoA ester lyase, giving the protein MAGTSSQPRSRPRPRRSVLFSPGDQPTLMRKAPRTGADVVVFDLEDAVAPTNKQAGREAVAEVLTDPAFDPDCEVCVRVAGHDDLAFLADDSARLDSTMLPKTESAADVNDFSALLTERDVDVPVLALCETAAGVLHAEEIAAASATTAIAFGAEDLSADIGANRTEDGTEVLYAREHVVLAASAAGVDAIDTVFTDIGDTDRLADETAFARDLGYDGKMAIHPEQVPVINDAFTPTDEQIEWARRVLAARDEHDGGVFRVDDEMIDAPLISRAKNILERIDYE; this is encoded by the coding sequence ATGGCAGGAACGTCATCGCAACCTCGATCACGACCGCGACCGCGACGAAGCGTGCTGTTCTCTCCGGGTGATCAGCCAACACTCATGCGGAAGGCACCTCGAACGGGCGCTGACGTTGTGGTGTTCGATCTCGAAGACGCCGTTGCGCCGACGAATAAACAGGCTGGCCGGGAAGCAGTTGCCGAGGTACTGACCGATCCAGCGTTCGATCCAGACTGTGAGGTTTGTGTGCGCGTGGCTGGACACGATGATCTCGCGTTTCTCGCTGACGACTCGGCCCGTCTCGACAGCACAATGCTCCCGAAGACCGAATCCGCTGCGGACGTGAACGACTTCTCGGCGCTTCTCACAGAACGAGATGTTGATGTTCCTGTACTCGCGCTCTGTGAGACTGCTGCTGGCGTGCTCCACGCCGAAGAGATCGCCGCTGCCTCCGCAACGACTGCGATCGCGTTCGGCGCAGAAGATCTCTCGGCAGACATCGGTGCGAATCGAACGGAGGACGGAACAGAAGTCCTCTACGCCCGCGAGCACGTCGTTCTCGCGGCGAGTGCAGCCGGTGTGGACGCTATCGATACTGTCTTTACTGATATCGGAGACACCGATCGACTCGCTGATGAGACCGCCTTCGCCCGTGATCTCGGCTACGATGGGAAGATGGCGATCCATCCGGAACAGGTTCCGGTGATAAACGACGCGTTCACGCCGACTGACGAGCAGATCGAGTGGGCGCGGCGAGTACTCGCTGCACGTGACGAACACGATGGCGGTGTCTTTCGTGTCGATGATGAAATGATCGATGCGCCGCTTATTTCTCGCGCAAAGAACATCCTCGAACGCATCGACTACGAGTAA
- a CDS encoding aminopeptidase yields MDERIHEHARILVEWSACIESGDNVVMVVDEGAHELAVAVADRLGERNANLLTLYASGEIKRAYLRGHRGTEFETDPDHERALYENADSVLSLRGGRNASATADVSGETRQAYSTAMQDIREARLTTDWVSTIHPTRALAQQAGMAFEEYQDFVYDAIIRDWESLAVEMQRLKELLDAGSEVRIRKTATTNAEPETDITMAIEDRTAVNSAASVRYDSHNLPSGEVFTAPTDTDGTVLFDVPMTYQGKRLRNVCLTFENGSVVEYSADTNEDVLEDILTTDDGAKRLGELGIGMNRGIDRFTDNILFDEKMGNTIHLAVGRAYQSCLPADESGNQSAVHVDLITDMSEDATVEIDGEVVQRNGAFRWEDGFEASRGS; encoded by the coding sequence ATGGACGAGCGAATCCACGAGCATGCTCGTATTCTGGTCGAGTGGAGCGCCTGCATCGAATCTGGTGACAACGTTGTGATGGTCGTCGATGAGGGCGCCCACGAGCTCGCGGTTGCAGTTGCCGACCGACTGGGCGAACGGAATGCGAATCTCCTAACGCTGTACGCATCAGGAGAGATCAAGCGTGCGTACCTGCGAGGACACCGCGGGACCGAGTTCGAAACCGATCCAGACCACGAGCGAGCGCTGTACGAGAACGCAGATAGTGTGCTGTCGCTGCGCGGCGGACGTAACGCGAGCGCAACAGCGGACGTTTCAGGCGAGACCCGACAAGCATACAGCACGGCCATGCAGGACATTCGAGAGGCGCGACTCACAACAGACTGGGTTTCGACGATCCATCCCACGAGGGCGCTCGCCCAGCAGGCCGGAATGGCCTTCGAGGAGTATCAGGACTTTGTCTACGATGCGATCATTAGAGACTGGGAGTCTCTCGCAGTCGAGATGCAGCGACTGAAGGAACTCCTCGATGCGGGAAGTGAGGTTCGAATCAGGAAGACAGCAACGACGAACGCAGAACCTGAGACGGATATTACCATGGCTATCGAGGACCGTACCGCTGTGAACAGCGCTGCCTCCGTACGATATGATTCTCACAATCTTCCATCGGGAGAGGTGTTCACCGCACCAACAGACACCGACGGAACGGTGCTGTTCGACGTGCCGATGACGTATCAGGGAAAGCGCCTGCGAAATGTCTGCCTCACGTTCGAGAACGGGTCAGTTGTCGAGTACTCTGCGGACACAAACGAAGACGTGCTGGAAGATATCCTCACGACTGACGACGGGGCAAAACGACTCGGTGAGCTCGGCATCGGTATGAATCGCGGCATCGATCGATTTACGGACAATATCCTCTTCGACGAAAAAATGGGTAATACCATCCATCTGGCGGTTGGTCGTGCCTATCAGTCCTGTCTTCCAGCGGATGAATCAGGGAATCAGAGTGCTGTCCACGTCGATCTGATCACAGACATGAGTGAAGATGCTACTGTCGAAATCGATGGGGAAGTGGTACAACGAAACGGCGCATTCCGGTGGGAAGATGGATTCGAGGCATCTCGTGGTTCGTGA
- a CDS encoding Hsp20/alpha crystallin family protein, with protein MGSRDRDDRDPFDDIFSELSRMMDEMMGDNFEMRVQSGDSGFGNDVHITTQQDDDRVFVVADLPGVEKSAIDIKCDGKSLTISAATDHREYEEQLRLPVHVDEHSAKATFNNSILEITFERDDSSANINLE; from the coding sequence ATGGGCTCGCGCGACCGGGATGACCGGGATCCGTTCGACGACATATTCAGTGAACTCAGTCGGATGATGGACGAGATGATGGGAGACAACTTCGAGATGCGGGTACAGAGTGGTGACTCCGGCTTTGGGAACGATGTTCATATCACCACTCAACAAGACGACGATCGTGTATTCGTCGTTGCAGACCTTCCTGGGGTCGAAAAGAGTGCCATTGACATCAAGTGCGATGGAAAATCGCTCACGATCAGTGCGGCAACCGACCACCGAGAGTACGAAGAGCAACTCCGCCTCCCTGTCCACGTCGACGAACACTCCGCCAAAGCCACGTTCAACAACAGTATTCTCGAAATCACATTCGAGCGCGACGATTCGTCAGCGAATATCAATCTCGAATAG
- a CDS encoding 30S ribosomal protein S6e codes for MAEFQVDVADPEDGMTHQFEIEGQSANRFIGREIGDEVAVDSLGLDGYSVEVTGGSDNAGRPMRPDVAGSSLKSVLLTGGVGFKPTNDGERKRVTVRGREIGSETRQINAKVVGRGSQSISELLEQD; via the coding sequence ATGGCCGAGTTTCAGGTTGATGTCGCCGATCCAGAGGACGGCATGACCCATCAGTTCGAAATCGAAGGACAGTCAGCGAATCGATTCATCGGGCGCGAGATTGGTGATGAAGTCGCAGTTGATTCGCTCGGGCTTGACGGATATTCTGTCGAGGTCACAGGCGGATCAGACAACGCCGGACGTCCGATGCGTCCGGACGTTGCTGGGTCGAGTTTGAAGTCCGTTCTGCTCACGGGCGGTGTCGGATTCAAGCCGACGAATGATGGTGAGCGAAAGCGTGTAACGGTGCGCGGTCGAGAGATCGGTTCCGAGACCCGCCAGATCAACGCGAAGGTCGTCGGACGGGGCAGTCAGTCGATTTCTGAACTGCTCGAGCAGGACTAA
- a CDS encoding DUF5807 family protein, whose product MDSQRREFLSCERPEDVLIYLSESSVSNLDSLADHGEPVSDGLVLVLAGDRGRSVFERAVGVQPMTFAGAAMDTEGTISTDCTSGDCPSKHPDEPDSEHQVRFLLAFAEEQNDEVGGIYGDGDVIHAYAACTCNTTYSDRWVLDE is encoded by the coding sequence ATGGATTCACAACGCCGGGAATTCCTTTCGTGTGAGCGCCCTGAGGACGTGCTCATCTATTTGAGTGAGTCATCGGTCTCGAATCTCGATTCCCTCGCAGATCACGGCGAACCCGTAAGCGATGGTCTTGTGCTCGTGCTCGCTGGTGATCGTGGTCGTAGCGTCTTCGAGCGTGCGGTTGGGGTCCAGCCGATGACGTTTGCGGGAGCAGCGATGGACACGGAGGGGACGATTTCGACAGACTGCACTAGTGGTGACTGTCCGAGCAAGCATCCTGATGAACCTGATTCGGAACATCAGGTCCGTTTTCTCCTCGCGTTTGCTGAAGAGCAGAATGATGAAGTTGGTGGGATCTACGGTGATGGTGACGTTATCCACGCGTACGCTGCCTGTACCTGCAACACAACGTATTCAGATCGGTGGGTACTCGATGAGTAA
- a CDS encoding DHH family phosphoesterase, translated as MNESLIDDDRLPLARKSILPGTGFFIPDDGDSGPSPEQVSALARAETVVIADSDADGLGCAALIREAHDDIAPPAIDPTETIDIPDGDVALVPAKPHSLTDAQQRVTEYAPEGVTVYLCDLCPDRDSDIEPLPDLVAHASDVYWFDHHQWGKEYERRVREADVELIVGDSDEECSTDVALRGLDHPFDPRFEELAAVTRDHDLWIRDDSRSGDLADFANWVAPETYVATVRVHGADLPEPVQSYIKERRIEKQRLIEQAVERAEMRDIEIRTATETEAAEDNSTTTDESREITVGFTYGRCSQNEVAEMLREKGADAAVIVKPSGSASIRGTETFKRCHEVAAGVGGGGHPKASGCKPNIYDDMLDYAHHWTTRGATTKQVILDSFRSLPAETPE; from the coding sequence ATGAACGAGTCGCTCATTGACGACGACCGGCTTCCGCTTGCGCGAAAGTCGATCCTCCCAGGCACGGGATTTTTCATCCCCGACGACGGTGATTCTGGACCGAGTCCAGAGCAGGTAAGCGCTCTCGCACGAGCTGAAACGGTCGTTATCGCTGACAGCGATGCCGACGGGCTTGGGTGCGCCGCGCTCATCCGCGAGGCACACGACGACATCGCTCCACCAGCGATCGACCCCACCGAGACAATCGACATCCCAGATGGGGACGTTGCACTCGTACCCGCCAAGCCACACAGCCTCACTGACGCCCAACAACGAGTGACCGAGTACGCCCCCGAAGGCGTCACCGTCTATCTCTGTGATCTCTGTCCGGACCGCGACAGTGACATCGAACCGCTCCCAGATCTCGTTGCGCACGCCTCGGATGTCTACTGGTTCGATCACCACCAGTGGGGCAAAGAGTACGAACGCCGGGTGCGCGAGGCTGATGTCGAACTCATTGTCGGTGATTCCGATGAGGAATGCTCGACCGATGTTGCACTGCGGGGTCTCGATCACCCATTCGATCCGCGATTCGAAGAGCTCGCAGCAGTAACGCGCGATCACGACCTCTGGATACGTGACGATTCACGGAGCGGCGATCTCGCTGACTTCGCCAACTGGGTCGCCCCCGAAACATACGTTGCGACCGTCCGTGTACACGGCGCTGATCTCCCCGAACCCGTACAGTCGTACATCAAAGAACGACGGATCGAAAAGCAGCGGCTCATCGAGCAAGCTGTCGAGCGCGCCGAAATGCGAGATATCGAGATACGGACTGCAACAGAGACCGAAGCAGCAGAAGACAACTCCACCACGACCGACGAAAGTAGGGAAATCACTGTCGGGTTCACATACGGCCGATGCTCGCAAAACGAAGTCGCAGAAATGCTGCGCGAAAAGGGAGCCGACGCTGCTGTCATCGTCAAACCGAGTGGAAGCGCAAGCATCCGTGGAACAGAGACATTCAAGCGGTGTCACGAAGTCGCCGCAGGAGTCGGTGGCGGCGGTCATCCGAAAGCATCGGGATGCAAACCGAACATCTACGATGACATGCTCGATTACGCCCACCACTGGACAACTCGAGGCGCGACCACAAAACAGGTTATCCTCGACTCGTTCCGATCACTACCAGCCGAAACCCCGGAGTGA
- a CDS encoding GNAT family N-acetyltransferase: MTRVYPSEPAGSFEPPPKTFEDRSGRTIEVSEYTDDDVDTFVEMYLAFDPQDRAQGIPPTNEVQIRDWLDSILTDDTVNVTAQTNDRLVGHAMLVSDGEDEYELAIFVLDEYQESGIGTKLITALLGAGQRRGVELVWLTVERWNTAARALYRKVGFESSKTESFELEMALRL, translated from the coding sequence ATGACACGCGTGTACCCCTCTGAACCAGCCGGGTCGTTCGAGCCACCACCAAAAACGTTTGAAGATCGTTCTGGTCGTACTATCGAGGTCAGCGAGTACACTGACGACGATGTCGATACCTTCGTCGAGATGTATCTCGCGTTCGATCCACAGGACCGAGCACAGGGCATTCCCCCGACGAACGAAGTCCAAATCCGCGACTGGCTCGACAGTATCTTGACCGACGATACTGTCAATGTCACTGCTCAAACGAACGACCGGCTTGTTGGTCACGCGATGCTCGTTTCAGACGGTGAAGACGAATACGAGCTCGCTATTTTCGTGTTGGACGAATATCAAGAATCGGGGATTGGGACGAAACTCATTACCGCGCTTCTCGGTGCCGGTCAGCGTCGGGGCGTCGAACTGGTTTGGCTCACCGTCGAGCGCTGGAACACCGCCGCGCGAGCGCTGTATCGAAAGGTCGGATTCGAGTCGAGCAAGACAGAAAGCTTCGAGCTTGAGATGGCGCTCAGATTATAG
- a CDS encoding universal stress protein, producing MKLLVGVDRSDRALAVLEAADKRAKATENDLTVAVVEYEDGPPIDRLEQDVRGCLSELSSDAKVRSLTGHAGSQLVDFAERKNFDQIIIDGGKTSPLGKIQLNDVAEFVLLNAPMTVTLVR from the coding sequence ATGAAACTACTTGTTGGGGTCGATCGGAGCGACAGAGCACTCGCAGTACTTGAAGCGGCGGACAAGCGTGCCAAAGCAACTGAGAACGATCTCACTGTCGCTGTCGTCGAATACGAGGATGGTCCTCCAATCGATCGTCTCGAACAGGACGTTCGTGGATGTCTCTCTGAGCTCTCGTCCGATGCCAAGGTGCGTTCGCTCACGGGGCACGCAGGGAGTCAGCTCGTCGATTTCGCCGAACGCAAAAACTTCGATCAGATCATCATCGACGGTGGAAAAACGAGTCCACTCGGAAAGATACAACTAAATGATGTTGCAGAGTTCGTCCTCCTGAACGCACCAATGACGGTGACACTGGTACGATGA
- a CDS encoding DUF5806 family protein has translation MDDDIDSDVDDNDVDGNTGRSSDQDEGDESSGEHSASTSDVPDDVRQYDRFKKIDGTRYERANQFLRDRTYITAREWALARLCADFRTETGVEMTKIGNNLPDLVPFMEDTYSPQAVNQARAAFEEKIRTAGATFLYGAMCDFFTAEELDDIMYESTEVAKFLLEIEGVDISVETELEAEERVSNVMREVRKASAELREEELEEQNDS, from the coding sequence ATGGATGATGACATCGATAGCGACGTGGATGATAATGATGTTGACGGTAATACCGGTCGTTCATCTGATCAGGATGAGGGCGATGAGTCGTCTGGGGAGCATTCGGCGTCGACGAGTGACGTTCCGGACGACGTCCGCCAGTACGACCGGTTCAAGAAAATCGATGGGACTCGTTACGAGCGGGCCAATCAGTTCTTACGTGATCGTACGTACATCACGGCCCGTGAGTGGGCACTCGCACGGTTGTGTGCTGATTTCCGTACTGAGACTGGTGTCGAAATGACGAAAATCGGGAACAACCTCCCAGACCTCGTTCCGTTCATGGAGGATACCTACTCTCCACAGGCTGTCAATCAGGCCAGAGCGGCGTTCGAGGAAAAGATCCGCACAGCGGGGGCAACGTTCCTCTACGGCGCGATGTGTGACTTCTTCACCGCCGAAGAGCTCGATGACATTATGTACGAATCGACCGAGGTTGCGAAGTTCTTATTGGAGATTGAGGGTGTCGACATCTCGGTCGAAACTGAACTCGAAGCTGAAGAGCGCGTATCGAATGTGATGCGTGAAGTACGCAAAGCAAGCGCTGAGCTTCGTGAGGAAGAACTCGAAGAGCAGAACGATTCGTAA
- a CDS encoding GNAT family N-acetyltransferase yields the protein MSRSTFINCDRLDLKPAEEDDIEFLQDGVNHPKIRRYISVFRTPYNEEQYREELWSKENDDPSLLVIPNEGEFAGEPVGTVALSPIIERDGYANFGVWFHPKAWGKGYALEASAYLIEYGFQDLRLHRMSAVTMAPNEASKRLCERLGFVHEGTARESQYATGTYVDVERYGLLIDEWDGPSEVLGIES from the coding sequence ATGTCACGATCAACATTCATCAACTGCGACCGCCTCGATCTCAAGCCAGCCGAGGAAGACGATATTGAATTTCTTCAAGACGGGGTGAATCATCCAAAGATACGCCGATACATCAGCGTGTTCAGAACGCCGTACAACGAAGAACAGTACCGAGAGGAGCTCTGGTCGAAAGAGAACGACGACCCGTCGCTTCTTGTCATCCCCAACGAAGGCGAATTTGCTGGAGAACCAGTCGGGACAGTAGCGCTGTCTCCTATTATCGAACGAGACGGCTATGCGAACTTCGGTGTTTGGTTCCATCCGAAGGCGTGGGGTAAGGGATACGCTCTCGAAGCGAGCGCCTACCTCATCGAATACGGATTTCAGGACCTCCGGCTACATCGAATGTCGGCAGTCACGATGGCACCGAACGAGGCCTCTAAACGGCTTTGTGAACGGCTCGGATTCGTTCACGAAGGAACTGCCCGCGAATCCCAGTACGCCACCGGAACGTACGTTGACGTCGAGCGATACGGATTATTGATCGACGAATGGGACGGTCCCAGTGAGGTGCTCGGAATAGAATCGTAG
- a CDS encoding sodium:proton antiporter — protein sequence MRDFAVEEADEPVSIHVDLDLVALVAAIVGLGVIAQFLATKYRVPSVLFLIVAGVAIGPEGLGIITTDTFGGTLSTIVGVSVAIIIFDGTFRFEFESVRNAPRAVGWLITIGAALTFFGTALTVRFLLGSDWDIAFLVAALLIATGPTVITPIFAVVSVREEIATTLEMEGIVNDVTASILAIVLFKAMTVQELSPEGFIFLFVERLGLGIIIGLVVASVIWYFLTHVKLPAQEAPQTARLFTLAGAIVAFAIADSVFSEAGIVAAAIAGFALGNLNLPHQESIGQFKQDVTLLVLSFVFITLAALLEFSELLALGVAGLAVVAVLMFLLRPLVVFLSTTSGEFSIRERLFISFVSPRGIIPASVATLFAIRLQTGPPPTDSSGADILLGTVFLVILVTVVVEAGFARQIAAALGVTQTEE from the coding sequence ATGCGGGACTTCGCAGTAGAGGAGGCTGATGAACCAGTGTCTATTCATGTTGATCTCGATCTCGTTGCACTCGTCGCAGCCATTGTTGGACTCGGTGTCATAGCTCAGTTTCTCGCCACGAAGTATCGTGTTCCCAGCGTGCTGTTTCTTATCGTTGCGGGCGTCGCTATTGGTCCCGAAGGACTCGGTATCATCACGACCGACACGTTCGGTGGAACGCTCTCGACCATCGTCGGAGTGAGCGTCGCTATCATCATTTTCGATGGAACGTTTCGATTCGAATTTGAGTCTGTCCGCAACGCTCCACGGGCCGTCGGATGGCTGATTACAATCGGCGCAGCGCTGACGTTTTTCGGGACCGCCCTGACAGTTCGGTTCCTGTTGGGGTCGGATTGGGACATTGCCTTTCTCGTCGCTGCATTACTGATCGCAACCGGTCCAACGGTTATTACACCGATTTTCGCGGTCGTGTCTGTCCGCGAGGAAATTGCAACAACCCTCGAAATGGAAGGGATTGTCAATGACGTCACTGCATCGATTCTCGCTATTGTCCTATTCAAAGCGATGACTGTTCAGGAACTCTCACCAGAAGGATTTATTTTCCTGTTCGTAGAACGCCTCGGACTTGGAATTATCATTGGCCTCGTGGTCGCGAGCGTTATCTGGTATTTCCTTACACATGTCAAACTCCCGGCTCAGGAAGCGCCACAGACAGCTCGGTTATTCACGCTGGCAGGAGCGATCGTCGCGTTCGCAATCGCGGATTCAGTGTTTTCGGAAGCAGGTATTGTGGCTGCAGCTATTGCGGGATTCGCTCTCGGGAACCTCAATCTCCCTCATCAAGAGAGTATTGGACAATTCAAGCAAGACGTGACGCTGCTCGTTCTCTCGTTCGTTTTCATTACACTCGCAGCGTTGCTCGAATTCTCGGAACTCCTCGCGCTCGGCGTCGCTGGACTCGCGGTCGTTGCGGTTTTGATGTTTCTCCTCCGTCCGCTGGTCGTCTTCCTCTCGACAACCAGTGGCGAGTTCTCCATCCGTGAACGGCTGTTCATCAGTTTCGTCAGTCCTCGCGGGATTATTCCTGCGTCGGTCGCTACTCTGTTTGCTATCCGACTCCAAACGGGTCCTCCCCCGACGGATTCGTCAGGTGCTGATATCTTGCTCGGCACCGTCTTTCTCGTTATTCTGGTGACGGTTGTTGTTGAGGCCGGCTTTGCGAGACAAATAGCCGCCGCACTCGGGGTCACTCAAACGGAGGAGTGA